One Spinacia oleracea cultivar Varoflay chromosome 4, BTI_SOV_V1, whole genome shotgun sequence DNA segment encodes these proteins:
- the LOC110797888 gene encoding DNA damage-repair/toleration protein DRT102, with protein sequence MADHTTTQPLKFITGADSSGSSIKDALVSHLRSLNIDVEDLGEAPYYTIGEKIGRRVSAGGSTTRGLVACGTGVGVQIFANKVPGVYAATCVTADEAKNTRSINNANVLAVSGISTPPETAIEILETFINTPFKSPCPASGNKEYAPEVEDFLNKSIPEMEKIGKSTSESEEACAICCLAKNREFVPVEIMPGGMMKIVRESPTSAIIRFEAGSVEPAHHHSFGHDLFVMKGKKTVWNLSKKEKYDLSDGDYLFTPAGDIHRVKYLEDTEFFLKWDGPWDIILDEDLQSAKAAIAKEDS encoded by the coding sequence ATGGCCGATCACACCACTACCCAACCTCTCAAATTCATCACCGGCGCCGACTCCTCCGGCTCCTCCATCAAAGACGCCCTCGTCTCCCACCTCCGCTCCCTCAACATCGATGTCGAAGACCTCGGCGAAGCCCCGTACTACACCATCGGCGAGAAGATCGGAAGGCGAGTTTCCGCCGGCGGATCCACCACCCGCGGCCTCGTCGCGTGTGGTACCGGTGTAGGCGTTCAGATATTTGCGAACAAAGTCCCCGGAGTTTACGCCGCCACTTGCGTCACCGCCGATGAGGCTAAAAACACCCGGTCCATCAACAATGCCAACGTCCTTGCTGTCTCTGGCATATCAACTCCCCCCGAAACCGCCATTGAAATCCTTGAAACCTTCATCAACACCCCCTTCAAGTCCCCCTGCCCCGCGTCCGGCAACAAGGAATATGCCCCAGAAGTGGAGGACTTCCTCAACAAATCCATCCCAGAGATGGAGAAAATCGGAAAATCGACATCAGAATCAGAAGAGGCGTGCGCCATTTGCTGCTTAGCAAAGAACAGGGAGTTTGTTCCTGTGGAGATAATGCCCGGAGGGATGATGAAGATAGTGAGAGAAAGTCCGACATCAGCAATTATCCGGTTCGAAGCCGGGAGTGTGGAGCCTGCTCATCACCATAGCTTTGGGCATGATTTGTTTGTGATGAAGGGAAAGAAGACGGTGTGGAATTTGAGTAAGAAGGAGAAGTATGATCTGAGTGATGGAGATTATCTGTTTACTCCAGCTGGGGATATTCACAGAGTTAAGTATTTGGAGGATACTGAGTTCTTTCTTAAGTGGGATGGTCCTTGGGATATTATCTTGGATGAGGATCTTCAATCTGCCAAGGCTGCTATTGCTAAGGAGGACTCCTGA
- the LOC110797887 gene encoding zeta-carotene desaturase, chloroplastic/chromoplastic: MASTLCFPANSAGISSRKSVSLLNVRRSWRIRCSLDSDVSDMSTNAPKGLFPPEPERYKGPKLKVAIIGSGLAGMSTAVELLDQGHEVDIYESRPFIGGKVGSFVDRKGNHVEMGLHVFFGCYNNLFRLMKKVGAEKNLLVKDHTHTFVNKGGQIGELDFRFPIGAPIHGIQAFLTTNQLGTYDKARNALALALSPVVRALVDPDGAMQDIRNLDSISFSDWFLSKGGTRASIQRMWDPVAYALGFIDCDNISARCMLTIFSLFATKTEASLLRMLKGSPDVYLSGPIRKYIEDKGGRFHLRWGCRKILYDQFPNGETYVTGIAMTKATEKKTVRADAYVAACDVPGIKRLLPAEWRNLEIFNNIYELVGVPVVTVQLRYNGWVTELRDLEQSRQLKQATGLDNLLYTPDADFSCFADLALTSPEDYYIAGQGSLLQCVLTPGDPYMPLLNEEIIKRVSEQVLILFPSAQGLEVTWSSVVKIGQSLYREGPGKDPFRPDQKTPVKNFFLAGSYTKQDYIDSMEGATLSGRQASAYVCDAGEELFSLREKLPAVESLEPTATSSSQLSLV; this comes from the exons ATGGCGTCTACCCTCTGTTTTCCGGCGAATTCCGCCGGAATATCCAGCCGGAAGTCTGTTTCTCTGCTTAATGTTCGCCGGAGTTGGCGTATTCGTTGCTCCTTGGACTCAGATGTCTCCGATATGAGTACTAATG CTCCAAAGGGATTGTTTCCCCCAGAACCTGAACGTTACAAGGGACCAAAGCTAAAGGTAGCAATTATTGGATCAGGACTTGCAGGCATGTCCACTGCAGTTGAGcttttggaccaagggcatgag GTGGATATATATGAATCAAGGCCCTTCATAGGTGGAAAAGTGGGCTCTTTTGTTGACAGAAagggaaaccatgttgaaatggGACTGCATGTCTTCTTTGGCTGCTACAACAATTTGTTCAGACTGATGAAAAAG GTAGGTGCAGAAAAAAATCTTCTGGTCAAGGATCATACTCACACCTTCGTGAACAAAGGAGGTCAAATTGGTG AGCTTGACTTCCGCTTTCCTATTGGAGCTCCAATACATGGAATACAGGCATTTCTGACAACAAATCAGCTTGGG ACTTACGACAAAGCAAGGAATGCACTGGCTCTTGCTCTAAGTCCAGTTGTACGTGCCCTTGTCGATCCAGATGGAGCAATGCAGGATATACGGAATTTAGATTCT ATAAGCTTTTCAGATTGGTTTTTATCGAAAGGTGGAACACGTGCTAGCATTCAGAGAATGTGGGATCCTGTTGCCTATGCTCTTGGGTTTATTGATTGTGATAATATAAGTGCGCGTTGTATGCTCACGATATTCTCATTGTTTGCCACAAAGACAGAGGCTTCTTTGCTGCGCATGCTCAAGGGTTCTCCTGATGTTTATCTGAGTGGACCAATCAGAAAGTATATTGAAGATAAAGGAGGAAG GTTTCATTTGAGGTGGGGGTGCAGAAAAATTCTTTATGACCAATTCCCTAATGGAGAGACGTATGTAACAGGAATAGCCATGACCAAG GCCACAGAAAAGAAAACAGTGAGGGCTGATGCTTATGTTGCAG CTTGTGATGTTCCTGGAATCAAAAGATTGTTGCCAGCGGAGTGGAGAAATTTGGAAATTTTCAACAATATATACGAGCTTGTAGGGGTGCCTGTTGTCACTGTGCAACTTAGATACAATGGATGGGTCACAGAATTGCGGGATCTAGAACAGTCTAG GCAACTGAAACAAGCAACAGGGCTGGATAATCTTTTGTACACACCGGATGCAGatttttcttgttttgcagACCTTGCTCTGACATCACCAGAAGATTACTATATTGCAGGGCAAGGGTCACTCCTCCA GTGTGTTCTTACACCAGGAGATCCTTACATGCCATTATTAAATGAAGAAATTATAAAGAGAGTTTCAGAGCAG GTTTTGATATTGTTTCCGTCTGCCCAAGGCTTGGAAGTGACTTGGTCATCTGTTGTCAAAATTGGGCAGTCCTTGTACCGCGAGGGTCCTGGAAAAGATCCctttagacctgatcaaaagacTCCTGTTAAAAACTTTTTCCTTGCTGGGTCATACACAAAGCAG GATTACATTGACAGTATGGAGGGCGCCACTCTTTCAGGCAGGCAGGCTTCTGCTTACGTATGTGATGCAGGAGAAGAGCTGTTTTCATTAAGAGAGAAACTCCCTGCCGTAGAATCTCTAGAACCTACTGCAACTTCCTCTTCTCAGTTAAGTCTTGTATGA